From a single Erpetoichthys calabaricus chromosome 1, fErpCal1.3, whole genome shotgun sequence genomic region:
- the gal3st3 gene encoding LOW QUALITY PROTEIN: galactose-3-O-sulfotransferase 3 (The sequence of the model RefSeq protein was modified relative to this genomic sequence to represent the inferred CDS: deleted 1 base in 1 codon), with protein MPAGHNLQYSALKEQLTLVMMSRKKILFAFLAVSCVSFLLHQGGHLTWNGKSFHVGCSLFGHRSHHLSKTKHANIVFLKTHKTASTTVQNILFRFAERHNLTVALPIQACDHQFCYPRAFSSHFVHPHTLPAQVVTSHMRFNRSELQKFMPNDTLYITILREPTAMFESLFSYYNQYCLSFKRVPNGSLETFLSDTHRYYRSDEKYSMYAHNTLLFDLGGNKDHNPLDGPYISAFIKEMEEVFSLVMIAEYFDESLILLRHLLSWDLEDMLYVKLNMRTPESKFNLSSDLPSKIHKWNALDVKIYDYFNATFWKKLHTFGLDCVQKEVELLREAQDKLVRGCFGGRLPQLRSAAQIKNKELRPWQPSSKVDIVGYDLPSNISRSAASDLCLKLIMPEVQYTHLLLKSQSIRYRKKYPLRTPLVNSARGVRHHIPRSSSRGSAVPPRSILQQPKITSH; from the exons AACACTTGTAATGATGTCCCGGAAAAAGATATTGTTCGCGTTCCTGGCAGTCAGCTGTGTAAGCTTTCTTCTGCACCAGGGAGGACATCTCACTTG GAATGGCAAGTCCTtccatgtgggatgctccttgtTTGGTCATCGAAGTCACCATTTGTCCAAGACGAAACACGCAAATATTGTTTTCCTCAAGACGCACAAGACAGCAAGTACAACTGTCCAGAACATACTGTTTCGCTTTGCTGAGCGTCACAACTTAACGGTGGCCCTTCCAATCCAGGCGTGTGATCACCAATTCTGCTATCCACGAGCATTCTCATCGCACTTTGTTCACCCTCATACTCTGCCTGCACAAGTGGTCACCAGCCACATGCGTTTCAACCGTTCGGAGTTGCAGAAATTCATGCCTAACGATACCTTGTATATTACCATCCTGCGTGAGCCTACTGCCATGTTTGAATCTCTATTCAGTTACTACAACCAGTATTGTCTGAGCTTCAAGAGAGTTCCCAACGGATCCCTTGAGACCTTCTTGTCAGATACTCATCGCTATTACAGATCTGATGAGAAGTACTCCATGTATGCCCACAATACTCTGCTTTTTGATTTGGGTGGAAACAAGGATCATAATCCTTTAGATGGACCGTATATCAGTGCCTTCATTAAAGAAATGGAGGAAGTGTTTTCTCTAGTCATGATTGCAGAATATTTTGATGAGTCACTTATACTTTTGCGACACTTGCTCTCCTGGGACCTAGAAGACATGCTGTATGTAAAGCTCAACATGCGCACCCCAGAGTCCAAATTTAATCTCAGCTCAGATCTTCCATCAAAGATACATAAATGGAACGCACTTGATGTCAAGATCTATGACTATTTCAATGCCACCTTTTGG AAAAAACTCCACACTTTTGGTCTGGACTGTGTACAAAAGGAGGTTGAGCTCCTTAGAGAAGCTCAAGATAAGCTGGTAAGGGGCTGCTTTGGAGGACGGCTCCCTCAGTTACGCTCTGCAGCTcagatcaaaaacaaagaacttCGACCCTGGCAGCCTAGCTCGAAAGTAGACATTGTTGGCTACGACCTTCCGTCAAACATTTCCCGCAGCGCTGCTTCAGATCTCTGCCTCAAACTCATAATGCCGGAGGTTCAATACACACATCTGCTGCTAAAGTCACAGTCCATACGATACAGAAAGAAGTACCCTCTTAGGACCCCTTTAGTGAATTCAGCCAGAGGTGTTAGGCATCATATACCAAGGAGCTCCTCTCGGGGCTCTGCTGTGCCCCCTAGATCAATTCTTCAACAACCCAAAATCACCTCACACTGA